A DNA window from Maribellus comscasis contains the following coding sequences:
- a CDS encoding tautomerase family protein — MPHIQIKLIEGKTEEQKQKLAKELVKAAQNVIGYGDESFSVTIEDFTFEEWKNDVYPKNIIGRKDVLYKEPGYKM, encoded by the coding sequence ATGCCACATATTCAAATCAAGTTAATAGAGGGTAAAACCGAAGAACAAAAACAAAAGCTGGCAAAAGAATTAGTAAAAGCTGCGCAAAATGTAATCGGATATGGTGACGAATCTTTCTCTGTTACCATTGAAGATTTTACTTTCGAAGAGTGGAAAAACGATGTTTACCCCAAAAATATTATAGGGAGAAAAGATGTGCTCTACAAGGAGCCGGGTTACAAAATGTAA
- a CDS encoding cyclophilin-like fold protein → MRYISFKTLLLAMSFLTIRISAQETKIKLTINNQTELTAALVDNSSVTALIELLKKDPLTIEMRDYGNMEKVGAIGTTLPRNDEQITTEPGDIILYQGNALVIYYAPNSWNFTRLGKIDNVTRDELKAILGDGNITVTLALADTTTSTGNMKTGENRYEVVPNPVTDFLRVKGQFSNLSLTNLQGNELLRTAQNNLSVNNLNSGLYLLKIESDYGRTVTKKILIKK, encoded by the coding sequence ATGAGATACATATCATTTAAAACATTACTACTCGCTATGAGTTTTCTAACAATTCGAATTTCGGCACAGGAAACAAAAATAAAGTTGACAATTAACAATCAAACAGAGCTCACAGCCGCTTTAGTGGATAATTCATCTGTAACAGCATTGATAGAGTTACTGAAAAAAGATCCGCTGACAATAGAAATGCGCGACTATGGAAATATGGAAAAAGTTGGTGCAATTGGAACCACTTTACCCAGAAATGATGAACAAATAACGACTGAACCCGGTGACATCATATTATATCAAGGTAATGCATTGGTTATTTATTATGCGCCCAATTCCTGGAATTTTACCCGACTGGGTAAAATCGACAACGTTACCCGGGATGAACTTAAAGCGATATTGGGTGATGGCAATATCACCGTTACATTAGCTTTGGCAGATACTACCACAAGTACAGGAAATATGAAAACGGGCGAAAATCGTTATGAAGTAGTTCCAAATCCGGTTACAGATTTTTTAAGGGTAAAAGGCCAGTTTTCAAACTTGTCTTTGACAAACTTACAAGGTAATGAATTACTCAGAACAGCTCAGAATAACCTAAGTGTAAACAACCTCAATTCTGGTTTGTACTTGTTAAAAATAGAATCTGATTATGGCAGAACTGTAACGAAGAAGATTTTAATTAAAAAGTAA
- a CDS encoding PQQ-binding-like beta-propeller repeat protein gives MKKGFLFGSILYLWTSCFATAQNWPNWRGENGDGTSLETNLPVLWDANTNIIWKTKVPGFGHSSPIVWEDKLFLFTADTETQERILLCYNCNNGDLIWQTSLLKAKLEDKHSDNSYASGTPATDGKMVYVSFFDGENVIVAAYDFSGKEIWRQNPGTFSSPHGYSCSPVLFEDKVIINGNSLGDSFMAAMNKTNGKIIWKVPHENPAHSFSTPIIREMNGITQMIFCGNREIASYDPNTGTKIWFVDGPSEDFCSSPVYNKKHDLLLVSSAWPQRHLLAIKPDGKGDVSETHVVWRTTKGAYYVPSPVCTDDYLYTTMTNGRVHCLNVTNGDIVWIEDMGKQYSSAVLANDLVYMPNDEGVTTVIKPGPEFTVLAKNEIGEKMNASPAISNGKIYIRGYEHLFCIGKND, from the coding sequence ATGAAAAAAGGATTTCTTTTTGGTAGTATTCTTTATCTCTGGACGAGCTGTTTTGCAACTGCACAAAACTGGCCCAATTGGCGTGGGGAAAATGGTGACGGAACAAGTTTGGAAACAAATTTACCTGTTCTGTGGGATGCTAATACAAACATAATTTGGAAAACCAAAGTGCCGGGTTTTGGACACTCATCTCCTATCGTTTGGGAAGACAAGCTTTTTTTATTTACTGCCGATACAGAAACACAGGAAAGAATTCTGCTTTGCTATAACTGCAATAACGGAGATTTGATTTGGCAAACATCGCTGCTAAAGGCAAAACTGGAGGATAAACACAGTGACAACAGCTATGCATCGGGAACACCGGCAACCGATGGAAAGATGGTTTATGTATCGTTTTTTGACGGCGAAAATGTTATAGTAGCAGCTTATGATTTTTCAGGAAAAGAAATCTGGAGACAAAACCCGGGCACTTTTTCGAGTCCGCACGGGTATAGCTGTTCGCCTGTTTTGTTTGAAGATAAAGTAATTATTAACGGAAATAGTTTAGGCGACTCGTTTATGGCCGCCATGAATAAAACAAACGGCAAAATTATATGGAAAGTACCGCACGAAAACCCGGCGCACAGTTTTAGTACCCCAATCATTAGAGAAATGAACGGGATAACTCAAATGATTTTTTGCGGCAACCGGGAAATAGCGTCCTATGATCCCAACACCGGGACTAAGATTTGGTTTGTGGATGGCCCTTCCGAGGATTTCTGCTCGAGTCCTGTTTACAATAAAAAGCATGATTTGCTTTTGGTAAGCAGCGCCTGGCCTCAGCGACATTTACTGGCGATTAAACCCGACGGGAAGGGAGATGTGTCGGAAACTCATGTGGTTTGGCGAACAACAAAAGGAGCTTATTATGTTCCTTCTCCGGTTTGTACCGATGATTATTTGTATACAACAATGACGAATGGGCGGGTACATTGTTTGAATGTGACGAACGGAGACATTGTTTGGATTGAAGATATGGGAAAACAATATTCTTCCGCTGTTTTGGCCAACGACTTGGTTTATATGCCCAACGACGAAGGCGTGACTACCGTTATCAAACCAGGCCCGGAGTTTACTGTTTTAGCCAAAAATGAAATCGGTGAGAAAATGAATGCATCTCCGGCAATAAGCAACGGAAAGATCTATATCCGGGGATATGAACATCTTTTTTGCATCGGAAAAAATGATTGA
- a CDS encoding multidrug effflux MFS transporter, translating to MNIKQPSEFNREEQSRVKIIIILGILTAFVPFSIDTYLPAMTHIADYFGTTSARMTFSLTTFFIGFATGQILYGPLLDLYGRKLPLYFGLVISILASVGCIFAWNAGSFIVFRFIQALGASVASVSALAMVRDFFPPEESSRIFSMLVLVIGSSPLLAPTLGGYITAHVGWHWIFVFLSLMALALISLVFFILPVNYTPDKNSKLKIPVLVKDYWTILTKPQFITYALAGAFSFSSLFIYVAGSPIIFMEKYHMTAQNFGIVFAMLSVGFIGGSQLNILALKKFKSRQIFQFALVCQLFVAMVFFFGILNDWYG from the coding sequence ATGAATATAAAACAACCTTCAGAATTTAACAGAGAAGAACAAAGCCGGGTGAAAATAATAATCATACTTGGTATCCTCACGGCTTTTGTGCCCTTTTCAATTGATACATATTTGCCAGCAATGACCCACATTGCCGATTATTTCGGTACAACATCTGCGCGGATGACATTCTCACTTACTACATTTTTTATTGGATTTGCAACAGGGCAGATATTGTACGGACCATTATTGGATTTGTATGGCAGAAAACTACCGTTGTATTTTGGATTGGTAATAAGCATTCTGGCGAGTGTTGGCTGTATTTTTGCGTGGAACGCAGGTTCGTTTATTGTATTTCGTTTTATTCAGGCACTTGGGGCCTCGGTTGCCTCTGTTTCAGCATTGGCTATGGTGCGCGATTTTTTCCCTCCGGAAGAAAGTTCCCGGATTTTTTCGATGCTGGTACTGGTGATCGGCAGTTCCCCGCTTCTTGCTCCAACACTTGGCGGTTATATTACCGCACATGTTGGCTGGCATTGGATATTTGTGTTTCTTTCATTGATGGCTTTGGCTCTTATAAGTCTTGTGTTTTTTATTCTTCCGGTTAACTATACCCCGGATAAAAATTCAAAACTAAAAATACCGGTTTTGGTAAAAGATTATTGGACTATATTAACCAAACCACAGTTTATTACGTATGCTTTAGCCGGTGCTTTTTCATTTTCATCGCTATTTATTTATGTTGCCGGATCGCCAATTATTTTTATGGAAAAATACCACATGACGGCACAAAATTTTGGTATTGTCTTCGCAATGCTTTCTGTGGGGTTCATCGGAGGAAGTCAGTTGAACATCCTGGCGTTAAAAAAATTCAAAAGTCGGCAAATATTTCAATTTGCTTTGGTATGCCAGTTGTTTGTAGCAATGGTATTTTTTTTCGGTATATTAAATGACTGGTACGGATGA
- a CDS encoding helix-turn-helix domain-containing protein gives MTNGYPKRIRTITEFHQFRNLPKPEHPLISVVDYKDIKHSSEDNQISWVLDFYSISLKRTSNAKMRYGQQEYDFDEGIMFFLAPGQVFSVEVEKKSVQKHSGWILLVHPDFLWNTPLAKTIKKYEYFGYSVNEALFLSDKEETIVTGIMKNIRQEYHSNIDKFSQDIIISQIETLLNYSERFYHRQFITRKITNHKILSHLEEILTKYFNSDDLVVKGLPTVQHIADTLNVSPNYLSGLLKTLTGQSTQQHIHNRLIEKAKEKLSTSNLSVSEIAYELGFEHPQSFSKLFKRKTKLSPLEFRKSFN, from the coding sequence ATGACAAATGGATATCCAAAAAGAATTAGAACAATAACAGAATTTCATCAGTTTAGGAATTTACCTAAACCGGAACATCCTTTAATTAGCGTAGTCGATTACAAAGATATAAAGCACTCATCTGAAGATAATCAAATAAGTTGGGTGCTCGACTTTTATTCAATCTCACTTAAAAGGACTTCAAATGCCAAAATGAGATACGGTCAGCAGGAGTACGATTTTGATGAGGGTATTATGTTCTTTTTAGCTCCCGGCCAGGTTTTTAGCGTTGAAGTGGAAAAAAAATCAGTACAAAAACATTCAGGATGGATACTGCTTGTTCATCCTGACTTTTTGTGGAATACACCTCTGGCGAAAACGATAAAGAAATACGAATATTTCGGTTATTCGGTAAACGAAGCGTTGTTTCTCTCGGATAAGGAAGAAACGATAGTTACCGGAATTATGAAAAATATCCGGCAGGAATATCATTCTAATATCGACAAATTTAGTCAGGATATAATCATTTCTCAAATTGAAACTCTACTCAATTATTCTGAACGGTTCTACCATCGCCAGTTTATTACACGAAAAATTACCAATCATAAAATTTTAAGTCACCTGGAGGAAATTCTTACCAAATATTTCAACAGTGATGATCTTGTTGTTAAAGGATTACCGACCGTTCAGCACATTGCCGACACATTAAACGTTTCGCCAAATTATTTAAGCGGGTTACTTAAAACATTGACAGGACAAAGCACACAGCAGCATATCCATAATAGATTGATTGAAAAAGCCAAAGAGAAATTATCCACTTCCAATTTGTCTGTAAGCGAAATTGCCTATGAACTAGGCTTTGAACATCCGCAGTCATTTAGTAAATTATTCAAAAGAAAAACGAAACTTTCGCCTTTAGAATTCAGAAAATCGTTTAATTGA
- a CDS encoding aldo/keto reductase: MILEEKFTLSNGVEIPKLGLGTWFISDNDAAQAVKDAVNLGYRHIDTAQAYMNERGVGEGIRTCGVKREELFVTTKLAAEVKSYNEAVASINNSLKTLGLDYIDLMIIHSPKPWMEFHSDDSYFEGNSEAWKALEEAYKAGKIRSIGVSNFQKEDIKNILESCSVKPMVNQILAHISNTPKELIQYCKDNNILVEAYSPIGHGELMKNQEVKTLADKYGVSVPQLGIRYCLQLDMLPLPKTANPAHMKNNAEVDFVISDDDMHALLNMEQIEDYGEASIFPVYGGKMK, encoded by the coding sequence ATGATTCTAGAAGAAAAATTTACGCTTTCAAATGGCGTTGAAATCCCAAAATTAGGATTAGGAACATGGTTTATAAGTGATAACGATGCTGCACAGGCAGTAAAAGACGCTGTTAATCTTGGCTATCGCCATATTGATACTGCACAAGCCTACATGAATGAACGCGGTGTTGGAGAAGGCATCAGAACTTGTGGTGTAAAAAGAGAAGAACTCTTTGTAACCACAAAATTGGCTGCGGAAGTAAAATCGTATAATGAAGCTGTTGCATCCATAAATAATTCGCTTAAAACTCTGGGATTGGACTACATTGATTTGATGATTATTCACAGCCCAAAGCCCTGGATGGAATTCCATAGTGATGATTCCTATTTTGAGGGAAATAGTGAGGCCTGGAAAGCACTTGAGGAAGCTTACAAAGCTGGAAAAATTCGTTCTATTGGTGTTTCAAACTTCCAAAAAGAAGACATTAAAAATATCCTGGAATCTTGCTCGGTAAAACCGATGGTAAATCAGATTTTAGCTCACATTAGCAATACCCCCAAAGAGCTGATTCAATATTGCAAGGATAACAATATTCTTGTAGAAGCCTATTCACCAATCGGACATGGAGAATTAATGAAAAATCAGGAAGTAAAAACATTGGCTGATAAATATGGTGTTTCTGTACCTCAATTAGGAATTCGCTATTGTCTTCAGCTTGACATGCTTCCTTTGCCAAAAACGGCAAATCCGGCACATATGAAAAACAACGCTGAAGTGGATTTTGTAATTTCAGACGATGACATGCACGCTTTATTAAATATGGAACAAATTGAGGATTACGGTGAGGCAAGCATATTTCCTGTGTATGGAGGAAAAATGAAATAA
- a CDS encoding helix-turn-helix domain-containing protein: MNEFSRIKSVTEYNNLVGQETLHPLISVIDFSKVEPFYYFRAQMNVYAIFLKDIKCGNITYGINNYDYEEGTLIFISPGQVYGIEDNGEKRQASGTAIIFHPDLIHGTSLGKTIDNYSFFSYEVNEALHLSARERLLINQCIDNIKYELQHAIDTHSKELIVSYLELFLKYSKRFYERQFVTRNHVNKDILARFETILKDYFSSDEPLESGLPSVRYCADKLFISPNYLGDLLKKETGKSAQEHIQLKMIDVAKEKIFDTRKAISEIAYELGFKHPQHFTRMFKKQVGMSPNEYRMLN, from the coding sequence ATGAATGAATTTAGCAGGATAAAATCGGTAACGGAATACAACAATTTAGTGGGGCAGGAGACGCTACATCCGTTAATCAGTGTTATTGACTTCAGCAAAGTAGAACCTTTTTACTATTTCAGGGCGCAAATGAATGTGTATGCCATTTTCCTAAAAGATATTAAGTGCGGCAACATAACATATGGGATTAATAACTACGATTATGAAGAAGGAACTTTAATTTTTATTTCGCCGGGTCAGGTTTACGGTATTGAAGACAATGGAGAAAAACGACAGGCATCGGGTACTGCTATCATTTTTCATCCTGATTTAATTCACGGAACATCATTGGGAAAAACCATTGACAACTATTCCTTCTTTTCATACGAGGTAAATGAAGCCCTGCACCTATCGGCCAGGGAAAGATTGCTGATAAACCAGTGTATTGATAATATTAAATATGAATTGCAACACGCCATCGATACGCATAGTAAAGAGTTGATTGTGTCGTATCTGGAGCTATTTTTAAAATACAGTAAACGTTTCTACGAACGTCAGTTTGTTACAAGGAACCATGTAAACAAAGATATTTTAGCTCGTTTTGAAACGATTCTGAAAGACTATTTTTCATCAGATGAGCCGTTGGAAAGTGGACTTCCATCTGTTCGTTATTGTGCCGATAAGTTGTTTATCTCTCCTAATTATCTAGGCGATTTGTTAAAAAAGGAAACAGGTAAATCGGCACAAGAACACATTCAACTAAAAATGATTGATGTTGCCAAAGAAAAGATATTTGATACGCGGAAAGCAATTAGCGAAATTGCTTACGAATTAGGATTTAAGCACCCGCAACATTTTACCCGAATGTTTAAGAAACAAGTGGGAATGTCGCCTAACGAATACCGAATGTTGAATTGA
- a CDS encoding Ig-like domain-containing protein, with translation MKRGSVILLVFIVGLYSCEKELSSIQLDKNEIVMHYNESEELSVSYSPSDVDVLPVFLWNSENENVATVDGEGNVSGVRVGETSVVVSTNDNKFVDSCKIVIEPISNLYNEPVYELGQSMSYIKSNEVREVLIEEKDALIYDDSNTNVVYVMYRFDSESLESVTVLLKSDVMLEATTFLTERYIPYSNSENVSYFQINENVVAGLAYDRKLGLVVTYEENNIP, from the coding sequence ATGAAAAGGGGTTCAGTTATTCTTCTCGTATTTATTGTAGGATTGTATTCCTGCGAAAAAGAATTAAGTTCAATTCAGCTGGATAAAAATGAGATTGTAATGCATTACAACGAAAGCGAAGAATTGAGTGTTTCCTATTCTCCATCTGATGTTGATGTTCTGCCGGTTTTTTTGTGGAACTCTGAAAACGAAAATGTTGCAACCGTAGATGGAGAAGGAAATGTGAGTGGCGTGAGGGTTGGAGAAACAAGCGTCGTGGTTTCAACAAATGACAATAAGTTTGTTGATTCCTGTAAAATAGTAATTGAGCCAATAAGTAATTTATATAACGAACCTGTCTACGAACTTGGTCAAAGTATGTCTTACATAAAAAGTAACGAAGTCCGTGAAGTATTAATCGAAGAAAAGGATGCATTGATTTATGATGACAGTAATACAAATGTGGTTTACGTAATGTATCGGTTTGATTCTGAAAGTCTGGAAAGTGTCACGGTTTTGTTAAAAAGTGATGTAATGTTGGAAGCAACTACATTTCTCACGGAAAGGTATATCCCTTATTCAAATTCGGAGAATGTGTCATATTTTCAAATAAATGAAAATGTGGTTGCAGGTTTAGCCTACGACCGAAAACTAGGTCTGGTTGTTACTTATGAGGAAAATAATATTCCCTAG
- a CDS encoding amidohydrolase family protein gives MIIDTHHHFWNYNPVDFDWIDDEMALIRKNFLPNDLKKTISKTDVSGVISVQARQSLEETDWLLQMASENDFIKGIVGWLPLASENIQPVLEKYSSNNLLKGVRHVVQGEPDPEFILGKKFNKGVSLLKNVGLIYDILIFEHQLPNTIRFADRHPNQIFVLDHIAKPKIKNNEIEHWKKYVKELSKRENVFCKISGMVTEANFTEWTVKQLQPYFDIVLDTFGPKRLMFGSDWPVCLVATDYKTWVEIVKSQLAPLSKYEQNLILYENATRIYNL, from the coding sequence ATGATTATCGATACACATCACCATTTTTGGAACTACAACCCTGTTGATTTTGACTGGATAGATGACGAGATGGCTCTCATCAGAAAAAACTTTTTACCCAACGATTTAAAAAAAACGATTTCGAAGACAGATGTATCGGGAGTCATCTCGGTTCAGGCAAGACAATCTTTGGAAGAAACCGACTGGCTTCTGCAAATGGCATCGGAAAATGATTTTATAAAAGGTATAGTTGGTTGGCTTCCCCTGGCATCAGAAAATATTCAACCCGTTCTTGAAAAATATTCTTCCAACAATTTGCTAAAAGGAGTACGTCATGTTGTTCAGGGAGAACCTGATCCTGAATTTATTTTGGGAAAAAAATTTAATAAGGGAGTCAGTTTGCTTAAAAACGTTGGCTTAATATATGACATTTTGATTTTTGAGCATCAACTACCCAATACAATTCGTTTTGCAGATCGACACCCGAACCAGATTTTTGTGCTTGACCACATCGCTAAACCCAAAATAAAAAATAACGAAATTGAACACTGGAAAAAATACGTAAAAGAATTGAGCAAACGCGAAAATGTTTTTTGCAAAATAAGTGGAATGGTAACCGAGGCCAATTTTACAGAGTGGACAGTAAAACAACTCCAGCCCTATTTCGACATTGTTTTGGATACTTTTGGTCCGAAACGATTAATGTTTGGCTCCGACTGGCCGGTTTGTCTCGTAGCTACCGACTACAAAACATGGGTTGAGATTGTGAAATCCCAGCTTGCACCATTAAGTAAATACGAGCAAAATTTAATTCTTTATGAAAATGCCACTCGTATTTATAATTTGTAA
- a CDS encoding carboxymuconolactone decarboxylase family protein: protein MRKLMIGIISTISLYLSVNVKSNAMGKNGLNQKEKSLVSISSYTAQGNIEALKTALNEGLDAGLTLNEINEELVQLYAYCGFPKSLNGITAFMEVAKERKEKGITDEQGKKITMNDNVEDKYEQGRKVLVELTKMPQKKPAPGFGEFSPRIDAFLKEHLFADIFASDVLSFHQRELITIASLASTPGAESQLGAHIFMGMNVGVTENQLDDLFSIIEQTVGKTEAENGRKIVNGIKARRGN, encoded by the coding sequence ATGAGAAAGTTAATGATTGGAATAATTTCAACCATAAGTTTATATTTATCTGTAAATGTAAAAAGTAATGCCATGGGAAAAAACGGGTTGAATCAAAAAGAAAAAAGTTTGGTGAGTATATCAAGTTATACGGCGCAGGGAAATATTGAAGCATTAAAAACGGCTCTAAACGAAGGACTGGATGCCGGATTAACACTTAATGAAATTAATGAAGAGCTTGTACAATTATATGCCTATTGTGGTTTTCCCAAAAGCCTGAACGGAATTACAGCCTTTATGGAAGTTGCCAAAGAACGTAAAGAGAAAGGTATTACAGATGAACAAGGCAAAAAAATTACAATGAATGACAATGTTGAAGATAAATACGAGCAGGGCCGAAAAGTACTGGTGGAGCTGACAAAAATGCCACAAAAGAAACCAGCTCCCGGCTTCGGTGAGTTTTCCCCTCGTATCGATGCCTTTTTAAAAGAACATTTATTTGCCGATATTTTTGCGAGTGATGTACTTAGCTTTCACCAAAGAGAGTTGATTACAATCGCATCCTTGGCTTCAACGCCAGGTGCAGAATCTCAGTTGGGCGCACATATTTTCATGGGAATGAATGTGGGTGTGACAGAAAATCAACTGGATGATTTATTCTCCATTATTGAACAAACAGTTGGAAAAACTGAAGCCGAGAATGGCAGAAAAATAGTGAATGGAATTAAGGCCCGAAGAGGCAACTAA
- a CDS encoding cupin domain-containing protein, which translates to MKQLTTKAFIGVLTLLFWGGLNREIKAQEIEPVFDKGRPAPEQFFTGNAYVTGLISNDSVFTTAGGEVFFEAGARSNWHSHPAGQILIVTAGIGYHQIKGQPIEVIHKGDVVKCPPDVDHWHGASKDASMSHIYIVPNTEKGIVEWKEPVTGKEYNKVVTEKK; encoded by the coding sequence ATGAAACAATTAACAACAAAAGCATTTATTGGAGTTCTGACACTTCTTTTTTGGGGTGGGTTGAACCGTGAGATTAAAGCACAAGAAATCGAACCTGTTTTTGATAAGGGGCGTCCCGCACCGGAACAATTCTTTACCGGGAATGCATATGTAACCGGACTAATCAGTAACGATTCTGTTTTTACAACAGCAGGCGGCGAAGTATTTTTTGAAGCCGGCGCCCGCAGTAACTGGCACTCGCATCCTGCCGGTCAGATTCTAATAGTAACAGCCGGCATTGGTTACCATCAAATTAAAGGACAACCCATCGAAGTTATTCACAAAGGTGACGTAGTAAAATGTCCACCGGATGTAGATCATTGGCATGGAGCATCAAAAGATGCAAGCATGAGTCATATTTATATTGTGCCAAATACTGAAAAAGGCATTGTGGAGTGGAAAGAGCCGGTTACAGGTAAAGAGTATAATAAAGTAGTTACAGAAAAAAAGTAA
- a CDS encoding helix-turn-helix domain-containing protein gives MAYELGFQYPGHFSRMFKKETGYSPNEYRMMN, from the coding sequence ATCGCATACGAACTCGGATTTCAATATCCAGGGCATTTTAGCCGGATGTTTAAGAAAGAAACAGGGTATTCGCCCAATGAATACCGAATGATGAATTAG
- a CDS encoding NAD(P)H-binding protein gives MKIVVTGSLGHISKPLTQELVQKGHSVTVISRKAERIKAIETLGAQAAIGTMEDVGFLTTAFNGADVVYVMEALAYGSFFDKNLDFIEANTQMGLNYKQAIDQSGVKQVVHLSSIGAHTNKGTGILKFHYNVENILKELPDNVAIKFMRPVGFYYNMYQYIQSIKTQGAIIQNYGGDEKEPWVSPLDIAAVIAEEIELPFEGRKIRNIASDEVSPNEIAGTLGEAIGKPDLKWFVISDEQMLSGLKATGMNPKTAQGFVKMNAARRTGTLYQDYYKNKPAFGKVKLADFAKEFAVVFNQE, from the coding sequence ATGAAAATAGTAGTAACAGGTTCATTGGGCCACATTAGCAAACCACTCACACAGGAATTGGTACAAAAAGGACACTCGGTTACAGTTATAAGTCGTAAAGCCGAAAGAATAAAAGCCATCGAAACATTAGGCGCACAAGCGGCTATTGGCACCATGGAAGACGTTGGGTTTCTGACAACAGCTTTCAACGGTGCCGATGTAGTTTATGTGATGGAAGCACTTGCCTATGGCAGTTTTTTTGATAAAAATCTAGACTTCATTGAAGCAAACACTCAAATGGGGCTCAATTACAAACAGGCAATTGACCAATCAGGTGTTAAACAAGTGGTTCATCTTAGCAGTATTGGTGCTCACACTAATAAAGGCACTGGCATTCTCAAGTTTCATTATAACGTAGAAAATATCTTGAAAGAACTACCAGACAATGTCGCTATCAAATTTATGCGGCCAGTAGGTTTTTACTACAATATGTATCAATACATACAAAGTATAAAAACACAAGGGGCAATTATACAAAACTATGGCGGAGATGAAAAAGAGCCTTGGGTTTCGCCTTTGGATATTGCTGCAGTTATTGCTGAGGAAATTGAACTTCCTTTTGAAGGCAGAAAAATTCGTAACATCGCCAGCGATGAAGTTTCGCCAAATGAGATAGCAGGAACCTTGGGTGAAGCAATTGGGAAACCTGATTTAAAGTGGTTTGTAATATCTGATGAACAAATGCTAAGCGGATTAAAAGCAACAGGAATGAATCCCAAAACGGCTCAGGGGTTTGTAAAGATGAATGCGGCCAGACGCACCGGTACATTATATCAGGATTATTATAAAAATAAGCCGGCTTTTGGGAAAGTAAAATTGGCTGATTTTGCCAAAGAATTTGCAGTTGTATTTAACCAGGAATAA
- a CDS encoding SDR family NAD(P)-dependent oxidoreductase — translation MNSTNVIMTGGTSGFGLVTAKKMIQANNVNLIMGYRSKGVKDAVNLPLELTSLLSVNSFAEEVVKRLGKDKIDALIFNAGINYPSINTLTEDGIEINFGVNHLAHFYLLRLLMPHLSGNAKIIITTSGTIDPATNTFGSPPKHANALWMAYPEMDETLEEDDKINGQRAYASSKLCNLLTAIQIKELPESKQNNWEGIAYDPGVTPGTGLVRYSDEAMKMLSQQLTDPKTRKEKFPLANSIEDAGNTLADIALGYIEPPQDRYVALRGGKITFMNPPGLAQNNETIKKVWQDTAFILKDKLGVIF, via the coding sequence ATGAATTCTACAAATGTTATTATGACCGGAGGAACTTCGGGATTTGGATTAGTAACCGCAAAAAAAATGATTCAGGCAAACAACGTGAATCTAATTATGGGATACAGAAGTAAAGGTGTTAAAGATGCCGTGAACTTACCGCTCGAACTTACCAGTTTGCTCAGTGTAAACTCTTTTGCAGAAGAAGTTGTAAAGAGGTTGGGGAAAGATAAAATTGACGCACTTATATTTAATGCCGGAATAAATTATCCTAGTATTAATACCTTAACTGAGGATGGAATAGAAATCAATTTCGGCGTGAATCACCTGGCACATTTTTACCTGCTTCGTTTGCTTATGCCTCATTTATCGGGTAACGCCAAAATAATAATCACAACCAGCGGAACAATCGACCCGGCTACAAATACTTTCGGGTCTCCTCCCAAACATGCGAATGCGCTCTGGATGGCTTACCCGGAAATGGATGAAACGCTTGAAGAGGATGACAAAATAAACGGACAACGTGCTTACGCTTCATCCAAACTCTGTAATCTTTTAACTGCAATACAAATCAAAGAATTACCGGAATCCAAACAAAACAATTGGGAAGGAATAGCTTACGACCCCGGTGTAACGCCGGGCACAGGACTAGTCCGCTATTCAGATGAAGCAATGAAAATGCTTTCTCAACAACTCACCGACCCAAAAACGAGAAAAGAAAAATTCCCTTTAGCAAACAGCATTGAAGATGCAGGAAATACATTGGCTGACATAGCATTGGGCTACATAGAACCTCCTCAAGATAGATATGTTGCTCTCCGTGGAGGTAAAATTACTTTTATGAATCCTCCGGGATTGGCTCAGAATAACGAAACAATAAAAAAAGTATGGCAGGATACAGCGTTCATTTTGAAAGATAAATTAGGTGTAATTTTTTAA